The nucleotide sequence AAACGGAGAGGCAGTAGACTATATAGTTTCTCAGGAAGGAAACACATTCTACTTTGATTCACAGATTACATTTGATGAGGCTCCATTTAGGTTTCAAGATGTCTCGGCCATATTTTATGTTCCATACGGCAAGGTATTTACCATGGACTATGATCTTCGCGAAATACTGAGAAACACGCTGTGGATTCATAGTTATAGTGCTAGCGATTTAGGTGATAACGAATGGGTTTTTGATGAAAAAGGATTGAAATGTCTTACCTGTACTGACTCGGGAACTAGATCATTAAGAAATCGTCCAAAATATGGATCAGATGCTCAAGAATATCAATTTACTGATTTTGATGAGGTTAAATTAATCTCGCTATTCGATTTCGAAATCATTCAAGGGGACAACTATTCTGTACGACTTGAGGGGGATCAGAATGACTTAGATGATGTCTATTTAAGTCAAAGTGGAGATGAGTTAGAAATCCGATATGGAAAAAATGTCAGCTGGTGGAAAAACAGAAGAGGAAGAGACAAAATACGCATCTATATAGAAATGCCAGAACTCGAATATTTGCATGTCACAGGAGCATCGGAGGGAGAAGTCAGAGGCTTTTCCGGCTCGAATATAGCTTTCGACATCACAGGGGCATCAGATGTATGGGCAGACATTGAAGTGGAATCCATAGAAATTGATCTAACCGGCGCATCAGAACTGACGCTCATTGGTAGAGGAGACGATTTAGAAGCTGACTTAGTAGGAGCTTCCGAGCTAGATGCCTTCAATTTTACTGTAGAAGATGCCAACGTTAGGGCAGTAGGAGCATCTACCGCAAAAGTGTATGTGACAAATGAATTAGACGCTAATGCTTCTGGTGCTAGTAAAGTACGGTACCGTGGAGATGCACGTGTCTCATCAGACAGTAATGGACTAAGCTCAGTAAAAAGAGATTAAAATATCTAATTGGTCTAAGAGTTCTATTGACTCAATCAGTTAGGTTTTGGTTTCCCCTGCTTTTGGTCGGGCAGGGGATTTTTTAAAAAATATTCCATCCAACTTTAACAGGATTCTTGACCTGTTCTAATCTGGAAGAAGAGAATATGCCAAAGGCTTGCCACCAAACAAAACCTTTGTTTTCTCCCATGTATCTTCAAAGAGCTCAGAGTGACGGTATTTTTCAAGATCATCCTCACTTTGCCATTTGCTAAATGTATAGTAGATATGACCCTCCTTTGCGTCTCTACATAGCTCCAGATGTTCGCAACCAGGGAATGTTGCAATCTTTTCTTTCACTAACTCGAATAACTCCAGAAAGTCATTTACACTATCTGGTTTAAAGTCCATTCTGACAATACGTATTAGCATAGTTTAATTTGTTGCAAATTCTATCAATACGGGTGAGTCAACAGAAAGGCCAAGCAGTCCCGAAGCATTCCCTTTATTTATTCCTATTTGAAGTCGGCCCGAAGAATTGAATAAAACATAGCAATCACCAGATTCTACATCACTAAAAAAAGTATGCAGCGACTGGAACTGCTCGCGACCAAAACGAATTAAGTATTTAACTCCTACTCCATTAATCTCGATTATCTTATCAAATTCCGTTTTTGAAATATTGGTAATCAAATTGCCATATCGATCTACAGAAATAACATTTCCAGCTATTTCGCGCTTCGTTACTTTTAGTTGCCGATCGTACAATTCTGTCATCTCTGTCACAATTGTGCCAACATCTTTAAGCGATTGTCCACTTGCCAGCTGCATGGCTGTCTTAGCCAGGACATCCTTTGCAGGAAAGGTAGATTGTCCATTTTCTAGAACAGCAATTTGCTCCGGTTTCTTCTGAGAAATAAGACTAAAAAGACCAGAATCAAAGCCCACAAATAAATGCCCCTCAATCTCTAAAGCTATAGTTTTCGACTTTTCTTTCATTGAATCCACAGCTACTATGTGAACCGTTTTATCAGGAAAATCCTTGTATACACTGCGAAGAACATTCGCTGCATGAGAAATATCGAATGGACGAATATTATGAGTAATGTCTGTAATCTGCTGTGCAGGAGACGCGGAAACAATGGCTGCCTTTACTGCAGCCACATAGTGATCCACAGTTCCAAAATCAGACATGAAGGTGATTAGCGCCATTGAGGGGATTACAGCTTAAATTTGTTCTTACAAAGCTATAAATTTTACTCACACAGTGAGATTTTACGCTCTTAGGTTTGCCTAAAAACATCATTCAAAAGAAACAATAATAGGCTGACAGTAGGTAAATTACACTCGAAGGATTAATAGAATATCGATTGCTAGAAAAAATAATTACACTTGAAAATATTTCCCTGGTAGACTTCCTGGGAATCGAAGATCAAAACATCAAAACTATTGCTACAGCCTTCCCTGATAGCAAGATTGTGAGTAGAGGCAATGAGATCAGAATCAAAGGTTCCGCTCCTCAAATCTTAAAAATCAATGAAATATTAAATTCTCTCCTAGCCCACTACCATGAATATGGAAAAGTGACCACTGATAATGTGAAGGACTATGTAGACAATGAAGAAAATACTATTGATGCTAGTGGTAACTCTGCCGTGCTTATTCATGGAACACGTGGGACGCGGATAGCTCCTAAAACAGCTAATCAAAAGAAATTAGTTGCAGCAGTAGAGAAGAATGACCTTGTATTCGCAATAGGACCAGCAGGAACTGGAAAAACATACATTTCTGTAGCACTGGCAGTACGAGCTCTTAAGAATAAGGAAGTCAAAAAAATCATCATCACACGTCCGGCAGTTGAAGCAGGCGAGCATTTGGGATTTCTTCCTGGTGATTTAAAAGAAAAAATTGATCCTTACCTCAGGCCCATCTATGATGCACTGAGTGATATGATTCCTTCAGAAAAACTCAAGTACTATAAAGAAAATGGCGTTATAGAAATAGCTCCTTTGGCCTACATGCGCGGAAGAACACTCAATGATGCATATGTTTTGTTGGATGAAGCTCAGAATACTACCCCCATGCAAATTAAGATGTTCCTGACACGGATGGGACCTCAATCCAAGGTGATCATCACTGGTGATCAATCTCAAATTGACTTACCTAAGAAACAGGCTTCTGGATTGATTGAGACCATGAGAGTACTCAAAGATGTGAAAGGAATTGGATTTGTGAATCTAGACGATCGGGATGTAGTACGACACAAACTGGTAAAAGCAATCATAAAAGCATATAACAAGTATGACTTACAGGGTGATTCCAGCAACAAATGAGGAACTAAAGCAAAAAGTCTTCGCCATTAGAGAAGAGGTTTTTGTAGTGGAGCAAAAAGTGACTGCTGAAGAAGAGTTTGATGAATTTGAGGAAGAATCACATCACTTTGTAGCGCTAGACCAAAACGATGATCCTATCGGGTCTGCTAGATGGAGATATACAGATAAGGGAATAAAGCTTGAGCGATTTACTGCCAAAGAATCTCTTAGAGGTAAAGGAATAGGAACAGCTATCGTGAAGGCTGTCATAGAAAATATCTCACAAAAGGCTAAAGCAGGTACCTATCTCTACATGCATGCTCAATTATCTGCCGTTCCACTTTATCTAAAATTTGGATTTGAAACCAAAGGTGATCAATTCGACGAGTGTGGCATCATGCATTATCTGATGTGGCGAGAGTTGTGACAAAGCAATTATCATCATAGTATTTGCTTCAAATTACCCAAAAATGGGTATAGCTTTTTACATTTTTATCTATTCAATTGCATGCAAGCTAATCGCCTGCATTGAATGTACTTCTGGAATTCATACCCATTTGTACGACTCACCATCGTACTTATACTTGGTATCGTCTGTTTCGATCAATTTCCATTTATTTGGAATACTCCTATTCAAATACTGAGTACGGGCATTCTATTGCTTTCAATTTCAACATTGATATCTCACCGATATGGTTTCTATAAACTCAGATATCTGAATGGCATTTTAGCCGTTGCAATCGTATTCTATTTTGGGGGAACTCTCACTCAATTTAACTATCGCGCATATTCACAAAATCATTATACGAACATACAATCCAAAATTTCGGGATTTTCAGGAACGATAAGCAGTCCAGTTAATGAACGAACCAACCATTTCAGGTATGATTTTGAGCTCGATCAAGTAATTGCCTCCGATTCAATGATCAATTCTTCTGGTAAAATTCATCTCTACGTGAGAAAAGATTCGGCTACTACCCTACTTAAGTATGGGGATCATCTCATTATTGCGGGTAGCTACTATGAAATACCAGGTCCAGATAACCCTAGTGAATTTAACTATAAGTCGTATCTAGAAAGACAGGGTATCTATGGTCATTCTTTTGTTCGTAGTGATCAACTTAGAATCACCCTAAATGATCCTCCAAATTTATTTCTGAATTTAGCTTTCAATTTAAGGAATAGCGCTACCCAAACAATAGATCAGCATATACCTTCCAAAAGAGAGAATGGAATTGCAAAAGCTTTACTCCTAGGAATCAAGGATCATCTTGATAATGATGTGAAAAAAGCCTACTCTTCTGCCGGAGCTATGCACGTTTTAGCAGTTTCTGGGCTTCATGTGGGCATCATTTATCTTTTAATACAGCTACTTTTTGGTAAACTTCGGAAATCCGGTAAATGGGGCAAAAGGCTTTTTGGATTAATCAGTGTTCTCATTATTTGGTTTTATGCTACTTTGACAGGCCTTAGTCCATCTGTTTTAAGAGCAGCAACCATGTTTTCTTTAGTAGCAGTCAGTCAAGCCACCGCAAGAGAAGGTAATATTTACAATACGTTAGGTTTTGCTGCTTTCATTCTACTCCTCTTTGATCCTTATCTCATTTATTCTGTTGGATTCCAACTCTCTTTTGCTGCGGTCATTGGAATCGTTTATTTACAACCCAAAATTTATAGATTAATTGACTTTAGAAACTTTTTTCTAGACAAGGCATGGGCGATTACTTGTGTGTCTATTGCTGCTCAGTTAGCTACTTTTCCTCTCTCTGCTTACTATTTTCATCAGTTTCCTTCATACTTTCTGGTTTCAAACCTTATTGTAATTCCTTCTTCATTTTTAATGCTAGTAGGTGGCGTCTTCATGCTCATTATTGATCCAATTGTTCCAATCATCGGTCACATAGTTGGCGTAGTGCTACACAAGTTCATTTGGGTGCTAAATGAAATAATCAGCTACGTTCATATCCTTCCAAATAGCTTGATCGAATGGATATTCATGGATAAAATATCGCTTATTTTCATATACCTATGTGTCATTAGCATGATATCAGGTCTTCACTTCAAATCATTCAAAACCATTATTACCTCAGGCATTTTTGGATTATTAATCATCAGTTGGAATCTTCTTTCAAATGAAAAGCAATCCACGGAAAATGAACTGGTGCTTTATGAGATATCGGGAAAGACTGTAATTGATCACATACAAGGACATGATGCTACACTTTACGTTGACGACTACAAAGAGGAAGAATTGGAGTTATTAGACTTTCAAATCAATCCCCATAGACTTTCAAGGCATCTCAGACCAATAAAAGAAACAATATCAACGCTACGAAATCAATATTTTGAAAGAAAAGAAGCCATTACTTCAGGTCAAATTGCGGGTAAGCGAATTATTATTTTTGATTCTACAACTTTCCATTTAGCGTTTAAGAATCCAATTGAAAGTGATCTAATTATTATAAATAATGGGTCAGTGAAAAGTTTAAAATGGTTAAATGAAAATTTTCCTTCCAAGCAAGTCGTAATAGGAAATAAGAATTCTGTCTATTACTCAAACAAGATGAAGGTGCAGGCTGCAGAATTAGGGCTATCGATTCACTCTTTAAAAGACGATGGAGCACTTAGAATTAACTTAGCTGAAAACATGAAAGAAGAGCGGACATACATGCCCGCTCAACTAATTAAGTAGCCAGAAGCTACCTTGACCATCTTAAAATTATGTCAAAAAGCATGACATCCATTGACCCCCGGACAACTGTTATTCGAACAACCATTTGATGGACAGGCTGCCATTGAGCCAATAGTTGACCCTGGTGCACAAGCAGCCATTCCAGTATTACCACCTTTGATAGTGGAGCTCTCCTGATCACCAAAGCCCGTCACAAAGCTCTTCACTTTTAAATCATCTAGTTTTAATCTGTTCTTCATCTTAATATATGTGAAAATTTTCCTACTCTATTGATGGCTTTTCGGAACCGCCTTCACAAAAGTGGAATTGATGCATTTCCAACACAATCGCAGAAACTCATGATTTTTTCCTCCTTGAATCCCATGATAAGGAATAAAAAAGGAGCTGATGTATATGTCCGCTCCTTTTTTAAAATTCATTCAGTATAACATTCAAAACAGCTATTGTTGGAGCAGCCTCTTGAAGCGCCACCACCACCTGTACCACCACCTGGACAGCCAAAATTGGTAATGCACATATTGGTTAGATGAGGTACATCTACACCACCATTGATGGTCATCTCCTTCTCAAAATTCATTGAGGTCACAAAGCTGCTTACTTTGAGTTCATTTAGATTTAACTTCTTTTTCATCAGTAATAAGTAAAGGTTTTCCTACTCTATTGAAGGCTTTTCGGAACCGCCCTCACAAAGGTGGAATTGATGATTTTTTGATACAATCGCAGAAATTCATGATTTTTCCCTCCTAGAATCCCATGATATGGGACAAAAAAAGAGCAGACGTATACGCCCGCTCAACTAAATTAAGTAGCAAGAAGCTACCTCGATCATATGAAATTAAAAGACATTACATCCATCGCCGGTTGCTCCCCCGCCTCTGATAATTATTCTGTGTAACAATCAGCACAACTATTATTCGAACAACCCCTTGAAGCGCCACCACCACCACCACCACCACCACCAGGGCATTCTTCTGGTAATGTAACGCAGTTTGTTGCATGAGAACCAGGTATTCGACCCCCTCCTCCAATAATGGTTTCAGCATTAGATACTAAATTCTCAGTAACAAAACTTTTCACTTTGAGCTCTGAGAGATTCATTTTTTTCTTCATGTTATTAAAAGTTAGATCATCCTACTCTATTAAAGGCTTTTCGGAACCGCCTTCACAAAGGTGGAATTGATGCATTTGTACCACAATCGCAGAAATTCATGATTTTTTTCTCCTAGAACTCTGTTAAAGAGCATAAAAAAACCCACTCAAAGTGGGTTTTTCGCTAAAATAGAATCGTTATGGAATACAAATATCAGTCGGACATACAGCGGCAGACTCACAGGCTGGTCCACCACATGTAATTCCGCTACAAGCGTTGGTACCTCCTCCTGGAGGACAACCATTCGTTGGATTAGGACATGCTTCTGTTTGTTGACAAATAGTACGGCTAGGGTCGTCAGTTGGAAATACTCCACACCCAGGTCCATTGGTTGCACCTCCGCCCTTTACTGTATAACTATCGCTACTATTAAAATAAGTTACGAAACTTTTCACTTTTAGCTGGTCAAGGCTTAGCTTCTTTTTCATCTTAAATAATTTTGAAAAAATTTTTCTACTCTGTTAAAGGCTTTTCGAAATACGCCTTCAACAAAAGTGTAGCTCAGCTTAAAACAATGAAATAGCAGAAATCAACGATTTTAATACTCCCAGAATTCAGCTACTCGAATACGGACAGTTTATAGATTAATCACGTAATCTTTCTCTATTTTATGGTACACAAGTGCCATTGGTTTCGATATAGTCATGTAGACATTCATTGTTTGAGTCACAATAACAGCTAGCCTCCTCTGTTTGAAATGAGGTCCCTCCTTTCAGGGTTCGTTTAATATCACTGTCAACCACAGTTACAAAACTCTCTACTTTAAGATCTTCAAGTTTGATTTTTTTTGCTTTCATATTGTTAGGGTTTAGAGTAAGGAAATTAACTGTAAACCATTAATATGTAAATCACTGAATTCAGTGATTTTTTCATTTTAGCTGATATCAATATGATAAATAAAAACCTCGCCGAAGAGAGTTATTTAAAGAGGCTAGTTCCAATGTTTTATGGCATATCATTCTCATCCAAGTGGAATGGTCTAGGATATATACCATAGCAAAGCTCATTCTCATCTGTCTGATGCGAACTTCCACCTTTTATTGTCTCTAGCGTGTTCTGTTCAATATGAGTGACAAAACTTTCTACTTTTAGGTCTTCTAAAGTTAATTTGGTCTTCATGGTCATCTTTATTTAGTTAAACATTTCTCTTATTCAGAGAGATACAAGAAGTTTTAAAATTTTAATCAAGTAATCCTAGTGAAATAGCTCGTTTTACAATACCCACTGAATTCCTTACATCCAACTTTCTCAAAATATTCTTACGATGTGATTCTACCGTATTCAGGCTGATGAAAAGCCGCTCAGCCATTTCATTCGTTGTGTATTCTTCCGCAATCAGCTGAAGGACCTCTTTTTCTCTTTTCGTCAATGATAGTTGGTAATGTGGATTACCTACCACTTGGCTTTGAATAAAGCTTGACTTTACTTCATTGCTGAAAAAAGTTTTCCCACTGGCGATTGATCTAAGTGCTTCCAATAACTCCTCTTTACCTGTGTTTTTGAGAATATATCCTGTAACTCCAGCTTTAAGCAATTGATTAATGATATGCGGATCATTGTGCATACTGACGATAAGGATCTTCATGTGAGGGTATTCTTCCCGAATAGCTTTTGTTAGTTCATATCCGCCCATTTCTGACATTCGTACATCAGAAATTACAATATCCGACTGCTGTTCTTTGAGAATATCCAAAGCTTGAACAGCACTCTGAGCTCTGCCCACCACCTCAAATTCTTCAAATTTCCCAATAATCTCTACTAATCCATCCAGGAACATAGCATGATCATCCACTACTAGTACTTTTCTCTTTAATGGTTCCATATAAGTTGCGGTCTTTATGTATGTCAATATCTATGTTAATTACAGTGCCTCTATTGAGCTGGGAGTCTATCTCTAGCTTTCCATTAAGTATATCTACTCTTGATTGAATATTTGCCAGACCAATTCCTTCTTTGAGCTTGGACGAGTCAAAACCAACTCCATTATCTTCAATGATTAAATTGAGGTAATTCCCGTGATGGGTGAGTTGAACTTCTAAATATGTAGCCTTAGCATGTCTAGTTACATTGGCCAGTCCCTCTTGGATAATACGATAGAGTTCTATTTGCATGTTTTTAGGAAGAAGGTCTAGGTCTTTCTCAGGGAAAAGTTGATAAATTATATCAATCTGAGCTTGGCTCTTAAATTGTCCAATATATTCATTCAGTGCATTGGTAAATGTGGTTTTTTCTAAACTTGGGGGAGCAAGGTTATGGGCGATGGTCCTAACCTCCCTGCAAACCGTATCAATTCGATCACTTATTGGTGACAGTTTTGCATTTTTAACATCCTCTTCCAATGAAACAAGAGCCAACTTGATTCCTGACAGGGAACCACCTATCCCGTCATGTAATTCTTCTGCTATACGTTTGCGTTCTTTTTCCTGACCACTTATCTGCCCTTTAATCGCATTTAGTTCTTTTTCCTGTTCGAGTTTTTGGATTCGTTGCTCACTTATTTCTTCATTCTTACGAGCAATCAGTTCGGTCGCCTTTTTATTTTTTTTATGGTTGTAGATAATAAAGACAATAAAACATATTAGAAAAATGAGACCTACTATCGTCACAAAAATGACTCGATTCTTATCTTGTATTGCTTTTGCGTTTTTTTCCTCAACCTTACCTAGCAAGTATTTCATTTCTATCCTGGCTACCGTTTTGCTATTCTTCTCCTTGTTTAGGCTGTCTGTGTAAGCATTATGCATTTGACTATAATATAATGCCTCCTCAATGCTTCCTTCAAGTGAATAGATTTGGGCTAAATGGTGTGAATTGGATACATTGTAAGTTTTAGTTCCATCGCCTAGGCCAATCTTAAGGCTTTCTTTCAAATACTTCTTTGCTATATCGTACTTTTCTAAGATGAAATAGGTCCTTCCTAAATCATTTAGGATTTCTAATGAATCCCGTGTACTAACCTCAGATTTTTGAAGAGCATCGATTGCCTTTTTAAAGTAAATCAACGCTGAATCGTAATCCCCTTTGGCAAGGTGAATTCTCCCAAAATTGGCATAGGCGTAGGTTTTCTCAGACATCCCAAGCTCTTTTTTCAATGCTACAGACTTGTTTAGGTAGTAAGAAGCTTCTTCGTAGTTCCCTTGATAGAAACTTTCAAGACCAATGTTATTAAGAGTAAAAGCAATCTGTCTTTGGTCCCCCAGTTCTTCATACATTGTCATTGTCCTCTTGAAAAATTCCAGTGCTTTCTCCGGGTCATCCAATTCGCTATTAAGAATGCCTATACTATTCATAACTTTCGCAGAAAGTCTGACACTATCCATTTCTTCATAGATCTGAAGTGCCTCGTAGTAGTTCTGAAGTGCTGTATGATATAAACCTTTCTTCCTGAGGTGCTTCCCACTTTTCCAAAGAGTGTCTGCATGTTTAAGTAAAACGGAATCCGTGTATTCAACAGCAAAGTCTTGAGATATGGCTGAAAACGGTAATGCAGTAATCAACAAAAACCAGTATGGTAAATACCTTTTCATTTCTTTAGAGTTGCCAATCAAGTTATGGAAAGTTTTCTCGAACATTATATCAGAATGACAAAAAAATCATGATTTTATCCCATTTCTCACTGAATTCTGGGATATATCAACGTGTATCAACTGCATATATTTACAGCTTTGATCACAAAACAAATCTTCTACTTCTTTTCCACACCTATGAGAAAATTCCCACATTATAAGCAGCTTGATGCTATGGACTGTGGCCCTACGTGCCTAAGGATCATTGCCAAGCATTATGGGAAAAGTTTCTCGCTACAAACACTTCGAAAGAAAAGTTATATCAGTAGAGAAGGAGTATCATTACTTGGAATAAGTGATGCTGCCGAGTCCGTGGGGTTTCGAACTCTTTCAGCTAAAATGTCTTTCGAAAAACTACGGGATGAAGCACCTACTCCTTTTATAGCTCATTGGAGACAAAAGCACTTCATTGTGGTATATGGTTTCAAGAGAGGTCAAGTACTTGTATCTGACCCTGCTTATGGTTTAGTCAAAATGGATAGGGCAGAATTTGAAAGTGGCTGGCTGAGTGATAAAACTAACGGGGAAGACACAGGGGTAGTTCTCCTGCTAGAACCATCTCCTTCATTTTATGAAGAAGAAGATGAAAAAGCAGATCGAGCTGGCTTCAAATTCTTATTCAAGTACCTAAAGCCCTATAAAAAATTCATTTACCAGCTCCTTCTGGGAATGTTTATAGGAAGTCTATTGCAACTAATATTTCCTTTTCTTACTCAATCCATAGTCGATGTAGGAATACAAAATCAAAACCTGAGTTTTGTTACACTCATTCTTGCCGCCCAACTCATGCTCTTCTTTAGCAGGACTGCAGTTGAATTTATAAGAGGTTGGATTTTACTCCATCTTGGTACTCGAATCAACATTTCTATCCTCTCGGATTTCTTGATCAAACTGATGAAACTACCCATATCATTTTTTGATCAAAAAATGATCGGAGATCTACTCCAGCGGATTGGAGATCATCATCGTATAGAATCTTTTTTAACATCCTCCACACTTACCATCCTTTTTTCATTCATTAACCTGATCATCTTTGGAATTGTACTGGCCATATATGACCTGACTATTTTCTCCGTGTTCATGCTAGGCAGTGTTACCTATATAGCCTGGATATTGGTTTTTATGAAGAAAAGAAGAGATCTGGATTATAAGCGATTTGACCAGCTTTCCAACAATCAAAGTAATCTCATTCAATTAATCACTGGAATGCAGGAAATAAAACTGCATAATAGTGAGAAGCAAAAGAGATGGGAGTGGGAGAGAATCCAAGCCCGACTCTTCAAAGTAAACATCGCTGGACTGGCATTGAATCAGTATCAACAGGCAGGTTCTTTTTTTATCAATGAATTGAAAAATATATTCATCACCTTTCTTGCAGCTAAAGCGGTAATCGATGGGGAAATAACCTTAGGAATGATGCTAGCTGTTCAATATATCATAGGACAGTTAAATGCTCCAATCAATCAGTTGGTCGCATTTATTCACACGGCTCAGGATGCCAAAATAAGTCTTGAGCGACTTGGAGAAATACATAATAAAGAGGAGGAGGAAAATGATGGAGAGAAGGTTTCTATTTTCCCGAGGGATCGATCTATCTCCATTGAAAAAATGAATTTTCAATATGAAGGACCTCATTCCGAGCTTGTGCTTAGGGATCTTTCTCTTCGGATAGAAGAAGGCAAAGTAACTGCCATTGTCGGAGCTAGTGGAAGCGGTAAAACCACCCTCATCAAGCTGCTGCTTAAATTTTATGAACCAACATCAGGAGAGATTAGACTTGGAGACATTAATCTGGCTAACTATAGCAATCTCCTATGGAGGAATAAGTGTGGAGCTGTATTACAGGATGGTTTTATTTTTTCCGACACCATCGTCAACAACATCATAATAAATGAAGAAGATTACGACCAAGAGAAGCTGTTTAATGCTGTGAATTCTGCTAATATTAGGGAGTTCATTGAGTCCTTGCCGCTAGGCTACAATACTAAAATAGGAAGCGATGGTCATGGTCTTAGCCAAGGTCAACGTCAGCGACTTTTAATAGCGAGAGCGATCTATAAAGATCCAGAGTATCTCTTTTTTGATGAAGCGACCAATGCTTTGGATGCGAACAATGAGAAAGTGATCATGGAAAACCTTAACCGATTCTTTGTTGGTCGAACAGTAATAGTTGTTGCTCACAGGCTCAGCACAGTGAAAAATGCGGATAGAATAATTGTTTTAGAAAAGGGAAAAATTATTGAAATAGGAACTCATAAAGAATTGACCATAAAAAAAGGAGCATACTATACTTTGGTTAAAAATCAACTTGAATTAGGGAACTGATATGCCTAGAGAAAATAACATAGAGGTAAAGAGTGAAGAAGTTCAAGAAATTTTGAGCCATGTTCCTAACTGGGTTGTTCGTTGGGGGACGGCAGTCATTTTTTTTGTTATTTTGACGATCATCATATCTAGCTGGTTCATTAAGTATCCAGATATCATTACCGCTCGTCTGGAACTTACTACTACATCCCCTCCGGTTCATTTAGTCGCGCGAGCCACTGGTAGATTGGAATTGATAAAAGTCGATAAAGACCTTGTCATAAAAGGAGAAATACTTGGGATAATTGAAAACCCTGCCAAAATCAATGATATCCTAGTACTTTCTGAATTTCTTGAAAATAGAAAGCTCTTTATATATCAATCGACCCTAGAACTCGCACAGTTACAACTAAATACGCAACTCGACCTTGGAGCAATACAAAGCTCCTTTCTTTCCTTCACTTCTATAATAGAAGAGGCTAAAAGGCACAAAAATTTGGCAATACATTCAAATCAACGGAGTGATATAGAAGAAAAAATCAATTACTACAAACGCCTAAATAGTAAAATAGACAACCAGGTTATTTTGCTTAAATCTGAGATAAAAATCTCCAAAGAGGCCTATGAAAATGATTCCACGTTTTTCACCACGTATCGTTCCATATCTAAAGCGGAGATGAACAGAACCAAGGTGACTTACTTAAGCAACAAGAGAAGCTTAGAGGCTTTAGAAGCATCTTTCATTCAGAATACTATTCAGGTTTCTGAATTAGAAAACCAACTGAATGAATCTTTAAGAGACCAGTTAAGAATAGAAGATCAGCTAAAATCACGCATCATTGAACATTTCGAACAGCTA is from Marinobacter alexandrii and encodes:
- a CDS encoding response regulator transcription factor, whose translation is MEPLKRKVLVVDDHAMFLDGLVEIIGKFEEFEVVGRAQSAVQALDILKEQQSDIVISDVRMSEMGGYELTKAIREEYPHMKILIVSMHNDPHIINQLLKAGVTGYILKNTGKEELLEALRSIASGKTFFSNEVKSSFIQSQVVGNPHYQLSLTKREKEVLQLIAEEYTTNEMAERLFISLNTVESHRKNILRKLDVRNSVGIVKRAISLGLLD
- a CDS encoding sensor histidine kinase, with the protein product MKRYLPYWFLLITALPFSAISQDFAVEYTDSVLLKHADTLWKSGKHLRKKGLYHTALQNYYEALQIYEEMDSVRLSAKVMNSIGILNSELDDPEKALEFFKRTMTMYEELGDQRQIAFTLNNIGLESFYQGNYEEASYYLNKSVALKKELGMSEKTYAYANFGRIHLAKGDYDSALIYFKKAIDALQKSEVSTRDSLEILNDLGRTYFILEKYDIAKKYLKESLKIGLGDGTKTYNVSNSHHLAQIYSLEGSIEEALYYSQMHNAYTDSLNKEKNSKTVARIEMKYLLGKVEEKNAKAIQDKNRVIFVTIVGLIFLICFIVFIIYNHKKNKKATELIARKNEEISEQRIQKLEQEKELNAIKGQISGQEKERKRIAEELHDGIGGSLSGIKLALVSLEEDVKNAKLSPISDRIDTVCREVRTIAHNLAPPSLEKTTFTNALNEYIGQFKSQAQIDIIYQLFPEKDLDLLPKNMQIELYRIIQEGLANVTRHAKATYLEVQLTHHGNYLNLIIEDNGVGFDSSKLKEGIGLANIQSRVDILNGKLEIDSQLNRGTVINIDIDIHKDRNLYGTIKEKSTSSG
- a CDS encoding pinensin family lanthipeptide, with amino-acid sequence MKTKLTLEDLKVESFVTHIEQNTLETIKGGSSHQTDENELCYGIYPRPFHLDENDMP
- a CDS encoding peptidase domain-containing ABC transporter, with product MRKFPHYKQLDAMDCGPTCLRIIAKHYGKSFSLQTLRKKSYISREGVSLLGISDAAESVGFRTLSAKMSFEKLRDEAPTPFIAHWRQKHFIVVYGFKRGQVLVSDPAYGLVKMDRAEFESGWLSDKTNGEDTGVVLLLEPSPSFYEEEDEKADRAGFKFLFKYLKPYKKFIYQLLLGMFIGSLLQLIFPFLTQSIVDVGIQNQNLSFVTLILAAQLMLFFSRTAVEFIRGWILLHLGTRINISILSDFLIKLMKLPISFFDQKMIGDLLQRIGDHHRIESFLTSSTLTILFSFINLIIFGIVLAIYDLTIFSVFMLGSVTYIAWILVFMKKRRDLDYKRFDQLSNNQSNLIQLITGMQEIKLHNSEKQKRWEWERIQARLFKVNIAGLALNQYQQAGSFFINELKNIFITFLAAKAVIDGEITLGMMLAVQYIIGQLNAPINQLVAFIHTAQDAKISLERLGEIHNKEEEENDGEKVSIFPRDRSISIEKMNFQYEGPHSELVLRDLSLRIEEGKVTAIVGASGSGKTTLIKLLLKFYEPTSGEIRLGDINLANYSNLLWRNKCGAVLQDGFIFSDTIVNNIIINEEDYDQEKLFNAVNSANIREFIESLPLGYNTKIGSDGHGLSQGQRQRLLIARAIYKDPEYLFFDEATNALDANNEKVIMENLNRFFVGRTVIVVAHRLSTVKNADRIIVLEKGKIIEIGTHKELTIKKGAYYTLVKNQLELGN
- a CDS encoding pinensin family lanthipeptide; the encoded protein is MKKKLSLDQLKVKSFVTYFNSSDSYTVKGGGATNGPGCGVFPTDDPSRTICQQTEACPNPTNGCPPGGGTNACSGITCGGPACESAAVCPTDICIP
- a CDS encoding pinensin family lanthipeptide, translated to MKAKKIKLEDLKVESFVTVVDSDIKRTLKGGTSFQTEEASCYCDSNNECLHDYIETNGTCVP